One window of Dysidea avara chromosome 11, odDysAvar1.4, whole genome shotgun sequence genomic DNA carries:
- the LOC136237782 gene encoding uncharacterized protein, which produces MISLSSHLYWNVTIGTIFCCNKVIVLTKGNVLFSKKSTPSSHEWVLTSCQQLLMMTLMKCLLLLTTVLLALVATGHCYYIGVSQYDITGPAAEINMMGYASLDQVTAGIHFRLWCRTFIIANSLSGPRVVLVTLDTQTASQIMKIEVVKKLQVIYGNLYTDDNVLLSGTHTHSGPGGYWQYVLFEFTSLGFVKESLDVIVDGVVESIKIAHNNMKKGSLLTSSGSLTNSSINRSPFAYEQNLDKNDYPTDVDYTMFLLKLVSDKNQPLGSISWFPVHTTSMNNTNDLISGDNKGYASYLMEQHMNNGALPGKGSFVATFPQSHSGDVSPNTAGARCIGTGLPCDYKTSTCSGKDELCIAFGPGVDMVDSTRIIGENQYYFTRTLLGNASNSLSGPVDSRHTYVDMTRLTVNLEDGRLAKTCPPAMGRSFAAGTTDGPGSLDFSQADTGRNIFWDLVRGFISSPTPQQEDCHAPKPILLNTGGVDIPYEWQPSIVPVQIVQVGQLYVLAAPGEFTTMAGRRLINSVKKTLRDNGVTGDIHVVISALANTYINYVATLEEYNVQRYEGASTIYGPHTLSAFIQEFNKLAVALAKGVPVSTGPSPPNYLDEQISLVTPVVLDGVPFLKDFGDIKSNALPKGFCPLSTVFVSFWAGHPRNNFMTGKTFLEVQKKKSNGAWKVLYTDASCETRFRWVRTSVALGQSRVEIEWDIPSNAAKGTYRIKHFGYRKRVNLFGSQIRPYSGVSRKFEVY; this is translated from the exons ATGATCAGTCT TAGCAGCCATTTGTACTGGAATGTGACAATTGGAACCATATTTTGTTGTAACAAAGTAATTGTTCTAACAAAAGGAAATGTACTGTTTTCCAAAAAGTCTACACCTTCCTCACATGAGTGGGTGCTTACTTCCTGTCAACAACTGCTAATGATGACAT TGATGAAGTGCCTTTTGTTGCTTACAACTGTTCTGTTGGCTCTGGTAGCCACTGGTCATTGCTACTACATTGGAGTTAGTCAATATGACATTACAGGACCAGCTGCTGAGATCAACATG ATGGGTTATGCAAGCTTAGACCAAGTCACAGCTGGGATACACTTCAGGTTGTGGTGCAGAACATTCATAATTGCCAACAGTTTGTCCGGTCCACGAGTTGTCCTGGTAACCTTGGATACTCAGACTGCAAGCCAGATCATGAAGATAGAG GTGGTGAAAAAATTACAAGTTATATATGGTAACCTGTACACTGATGACAATGTGTTGCTCagtggcacacacacacattctgGTCCTGGAGGGTATTGGCAGTATGTTCTGTTTGAGTTCACCTCATTGGGGTTTGTGAAGGAGAGCCTTGATGTGATTGTGGATGGAGTGGTGGAGAGCATTAAGATTG CACACAACAACATGAAGAAGGGGTCACTGTTAACTAGTTCAGGAAGCCTCACAAATTCTAGCATCAACAGAAGTCCCTTTGCTTACGAGCAGAATTTGGACAAAAATGA TTACCCAACTGATGTTGACTACACTATGTTCTTGTTGAAGTTAGTCAGCGACAAAAATCAACCTCTTGGCTCAATAAG CTGGTTTCCTGTCCATACCACAAGTATGAACAACACTAATGATTTAATCAGTGGTGATAATAAGGGGTATGCCTCCTACCTTATGGAGCAGCATATGAACAATGGAGCACTGCCTGGAAAG GGTTCGTTTGTGGCTACATTTCCTCAGAGTCATTCTGGAGATGTCTCCCCTAACACTGCTGGTGCAAGATGCATTGGCACTGGTCTTCCCTGTGATTATAAGACCAGTACTTGTAGTGgaaag GATGAGTTGTGTATTGCATTTGGTCCTGGTGTGGACATGGTAGACAGCACAAGAATTATTGGAGAGAATCAATACTACTTTACCAGG ACACTGCTCGGAAATGCATCCAACTCTCTGTCAGGACCAGTGGATTCCAGGCACACCTACGTAGACATGACTAGACTAACAGTGAATTTGGAGGATGGTAGACTA GCCAAAACCTGTCCACCTGCCATGGGTAGGAGTTTTGCAGCTGGTACCACTGATGGGCCAGGAAGTTTAGATTTTAGTCAAG CCGACACAGGCAGGAATATATTTTGGGATTTAGTCCGAGGTTTTATTAGTTCCCCAACCCCACAGCAAGAAGATTGTCATGCCCCAAAGCCCATTCTACTCAACACTGGAGGGGTGGATATACCTTATGAATGGCAACCATCAATTGTACCTGTACAAATTGTACAAGTCGGACAGTTGTATGTTTTGGCTGCACCAGGAGAGTTTAC TACGATGGCTGGCAGGAGACTCATCAACAGTGTTAAGAAG ACACTGAGGGATAATGGAGTCACTGGAGACATTCATGTAGTTATTTCAGCACTAGCTAACACTTATATTAACTATGTTGCTACTCTTGAAGAATACAATGTCCAGAGATATGAGGGTGCCTCCACAATATATGGGCCACACACTCTATCTGCCTTTATACAGGAATTCAACAAGCTTGCAGTGGCATTAGCCAag GGTGTTCCAGTCAGCACTGGCCCATCACCACCCAACTATCTTGATGAGCAGATATCACTGGTAACTCCAGTAGTATTAGATGGTGTTCCCTTCCTAAAGGATTTTGGTGATATCAAATCTAATGCTCTTCCTAAAGGATTTTG TCCTTTA TCAACCGTGTTTGTGTCATTTTGGGCCGGCCACCCAAGAAATAACTTCATG ACAGGGAAAACATTCCTGGAAGTACAAAAGAAAAAATCGAATGGTGCCTGGAAAGTGCTGTACACTGATGCATCTTGTGAGACAAG GTTTCGGTGGGTTCGTACTTCAGTTGCACTTGGACAAAGCAGAGTCGAAATAGAGTGGGATATTCCTAGCAATGCAGCTAAGGGGACTTACCGCATTAAACACTTTGGATACCGCAAACGTGTCAATTTGTTTGGATCTCAGATACGTCCTTACTCTGGTGTGTCGAGAAAGTTCGAAGTTTATTAA